In Thermorudis peleae, a genomic segment contains:
- a CDS encoding universal stress protein: MYVLCAIGLRGGASLVARVLALTGGHAVELLLLYVRDPRPRRELERLASPLRRGPVGGPERERALRTAEEAAAQAALNEALQVAKQAGVPASMRLADGPAERVIVEIAREVQADVIAIRAREIPGDHPVHGPGSVGHTARFVLDHAPCDVLLVRTATAE; encoded by the coding sequence ATGTATGTCCTCTGCGCTATCGGACTACGCGGCGGTGCATCACTGGTTGCCCGCGTCCTCGCACTTACTGGCGGCCATGCTGTTGAGCTCCTCTTGCTCTATGTCCGTGATCCGCGGCCACGGCGCGAACTGGAACGGCTGGCGAGCCCGCTGCGCCGTGGGCCCGTGGGTGGCCCTGAGCGCGAGCGGGCACTGCGCACGGCTGAGGAGGCTGCTGCGCAAGCTGCACTCAACGAGGCCCTTCAGGTCGCGAAACAGGCTGGTGTGCCGGCATCGATGCGGCTTGCTGATGGTCCAGCTGAGCGCGTTATCGTCGAGATTGCGCGTGAAGTACAGGCCGACGTGATTGCAATACGTGCGCGGGAAATCCCTGGAGATCACCCCGTGCACGGCCCTGGCTCAGTTGGTCACACTGCCCGTTTTGTCCTTGACCATGCGCCATGCGATGTCCTGCTTGTCCGGACAGCAACAGCCGAATAA
- a CDS encoding SLC13 family permease, with amino-acid sequence MAYLVGGILIFAATLVVVMFRPYRIPKAIAALAGAVGMLLGGYVSLHEAVQVLANEWNAYLFFLGLMGVSALADRAGVFDALALLAARWGGGNTRRLYLAIFLLGTVITAFLSNDATALILTPVVYALVTRLRLPPLPFMFATTFIADTASFLLPVSNPINLLVLGNSVGLGLFLRALLLPSLCAIVINTTVFTLWFHRALRLRYDLGSLNEAQPARPRAFVPTLIGLGLLGLGYVLAALVRFPLGPVALAGAALLMVIALLTDTFDWNVLREGISWALFGFISGMFIVVRGVENLGLTAAFGNALLRLGGGAPLRTILVVASGTAIGANLINNVPMALVMRAALASAHLDPTMVTTLHFATVLGADLGPNLTTVGSLATMLWVLLLRRQGLDISTREYLTLGLTVVPAMLLVGALLLWISLQ; translated from the coding sequence ATGGCCTATCTCGTCGGGGGAATCCTCATCTTTGCGGCGACGCTTGTTGTGGTCATGTTCCGCCCCTACCGTATCCCTAAAGCTATAGCAGCCCTCGCGGGAGCCGTCGGTATGCTCCTTGGGGGCTATGTCAGCCTCCACGAAGCAGTGCAGGTGCTGGCAAACGAATGGAATGCGTATCTCTTTTTTCTCGGACTCATGGGTGTCTCTGCGCTGGCTGACCGTGCTGGTGTGTTTGACGCACTGGCGCTGCTCGCAGCGCGCTGGGGCGGTGGCAACACACGCCGGCTCTATCTGGCGATCTTCCTGCTTGGTACGGTTATCACCGCGTTCCTTTCCAACGATGCGACTGCCTTAATCCTGACGCCGGTTGTCTATGCGCTTGTCACTCGGCTCCGCTTACCGCCGCTGCCGTTCATGTTTGCGACGACGTTCATCGCCGACACGGCATCATTTTTGCTGCCAGTGAGCAATCCGATTAATTTGCTTGTCCTCGGCAACAGTGTGGGCCTAGGGCTCTTTCTCCGGGCACTGCTCCTGCCAAGCCTCTGTGCTATTGTGATTAACACGACGGTGTTCACGCTCTGGTTTCATCGTGCGCTGCGATTGCGCTATGACCTTGGCTCGCTGAACGAGGCTCAGCCAGCGCGGCCTCGGGCTTTCGTTCCAACGCTAATTGGACTTGGGCTCCTCGGCCTGGGCTATGTTCTGGCAGCGCTGGTACGCTTTCCCCTTGGCCCAGTGGCCTTGGCTGGAGCGGCACTCTTGATGGTCATCGCGCTCCTGACGGACACGTTCGACTGGAACGTGCTGCGGGAGGGTATTTCCTGGGCGCTCTTTGGTTTCATTAGCGGCATGTTCATCGTCGTTCGTGGAGTCGAGAATCTTGGGCTTACCGCGGCGTTTGGCAACGCTTTGTTGCGTCTCGGAGGAGGAGCGCCACTACGAACCATTCTTGTCGTCGCCAGCGGGACAGCGATCGGAGCCAATTTGATCAACAATGTGCCAATGGCCTTGGTCATGCGCGCTGCGCTAGCAAGCGCCCATCTTGATCCAACGATGGTGACCACATTGCACTTTGCCACCGTGCTTGGCGCTGATCTTGGCCCAAACTTAACGACAGTTGGCTCATTAGCGACGATGCTCTGGGTCCTTCTCCTGCGGCGCCAAGGGCTGGACATCTCAACCCGGGAATACCTGACGCTTGGGCTCACGGTCGTGCCGGCAATGCTGCTGGTTGGCGCGTTATTACTTTGGATAAGCCTTCAGTGA
- a CDS encoding thiamine pyrophosphate-dependent dehydrogenase E1 component subunit alpha, with the protein MAMTTSPITLPREKLLWMYERMVTIRRFEERVAREFGAGKLPGFVHLYAGEEAIAVGVCAHLTDHDYITSTHRGHGHCIAKGVDVKAMMAELFGRATGACRGKGGSMHIADVDKGMLGANGIVGAGAPLACGAGLTAKTLGTDQVAVCFFGDGGAEQGAVHESMNLAAIWKLPVVFVCENNLYAESTPWTYHCAAPDIASRAAAYDIPGVLVDGADVFAVYEAAGEAIARARRGEGPSLLECRAFRYFGHFQGDAVTYRTKEEEEEYRRRDPIARFRATVLEQGLLNEDELNAIDEAVAREIEEAVQFAESSPYPPGEECLTDVYVTYPAEQLAYRN; encoded by the coding sequence ATGGCAATGACCACAAGCCCAATCACCCTCCCGCGGGAAAAGCTGCTCTGGATGTACGAGCGGATGGTGACAATCCGACGTTTTGAGGAGCGAGTAGCGCGCGAATTCGGCGCTGGGAAGCTTCCAGGCTTCGTCCATCTCTATGCTGGAGAAGAAGCGATTGCTGTCGGCGTGTGTGCCCACTTGACTGATCATGACTACATTACCAGTACGCACCGAGGTCATGGTCACTGCATCGCCAAAGGGGTTGATGTCAAGGCAATGATGGCCGAGCTTTTCGGCCGAGCAACCGGCGCTTGCCGAGGCAAAGGTGGCTCAATGCATATCGCTGACGTCGACAAAGGCATGCTGGGAGCGAACGGCATCGTCGGTGCGGGCGCGCCCTTAGCCTGTGGAGCTGGGTTGACCGCGAAAACGCTCGGCACCGATCAGGTTGCCGTTTGCTTCTTCGGCGACGGCGGCGCTGAACAAGGCGCTGTCCATGAATCGATGAACCTTGCAGCCATTTGGAAGCTCCCCGTGGTCTTTGTCTGTGAGAACAATCTCTACGCGGAATCGACGCCATGGACCTATCACTGCGCTGCTCCCGACATTGCGAGCCGGGCCGCGGCCTACGATATACCTGGCGTCCTCGTCGATGGCGCTGACGTGTTTGCAGTCTACGAAGCGGCTGGTGAGGCAATTGCGCGAGCTCGCCGTGGCGAAGGTCCAAGCTTGCTGGAATGCCGCGCATTCCGCTACTTTGGCCACTTCCAGGGCGATGCCGTGACCTATCGGACCAAGGAAGAAGAAGAGGAATACCGGCGCCGCGATCCAATCGCGCGCTTTCGTGCCACGGTTCTCGAGCAAGGACTGCTCAATGAAGATGAGCTGAACGCAATCGACGAAGCCGTTGCCCGTGAGATCGAAGAGGCGGTGCAGTTCGCTGAAAGTAGCCCCTATCCACCAGGCGAAGAATGCCTGACTGACGTCTACGTTACCTATCCAGCTGAACAACTGGCATATCGCAATTAG
- a CDS encoding alpha-ketoacid dehydrogenase subunit beta, which translates to MAVTTRTLTYREAINEAIRLEMRRDPTVVLMGEDVAGGAGIGHIEAQGAWGGPLGVTKSLVSEFGRSRILDTPISETAFIGAAVGAAATGLRPIAELMFVDFFGVCMDQIFNQGAKLRYMFGGKAKVPMVIRTMIGAGFGAAGQHSGCHYSVFTHMPGLKTVAPATPYDAKGLLIASIRDDDPVIFFEHKMLYDMPGDVPEGEYVIPLGKAEIKREGSDVTIVAISRMVHVALEAAQRLAQEGIEAEVVDLRTLSPLDEETVLSSLAKTRRLVVVDEDNPRCSVAADIAALAVDKGFDYLDAPVKLVTAPHTPVPFSPALEQYYIPSPERVIAAVHALS; encoded by the coding sequence ATGGCGGTCACCACGCGAACGCTGACCTATCGTGAAGCGATCAACGAAGCGATTCGCCTCGAGATGCGGCGTGATCCTACGGTTGTGCTTATGGGCGAAGATGTTGCAGGAGGAGCCGGCATTGGCCATATTGAGGCGCAAGGAGCATGGGGTGGCCCGCTTGGTGTGACCAAGAGCTTAGTCAGTGAGTTCGGCCGCTCACGCATCCTTGACACGCCGATCAGCGAAACCGCCTTCATCGGGGCAGCGGTCGGTGCAGCCGCAACCGGATTGCGACCAATTGCTGAGTTGATGTTCGTTGACTTCTTCGGCGTCTGTATGGACCAGATCTTTAACCAGGGTGCGAAGTTACGGTACATGTTCGGTGGCAAGGCCAAGGTGCCGATGGTCATTCGCACAATGATTGGCGCTGGCTTTGGCGCAGCGGGCCAACATTCCGGCTGTCATTATTCTGTCTTCACCCACATGCCAGGACTCAAGACCGTTGCTCCAGCAACACCCTATGACGCCAAAGGCCTCCTCATCGCTTCAATTCGTGACGACGATCCCGTCATCTTCTTTGAGCACAAGATGCTCTACGACATGCCCGGCGACGTGCCCGAAGGCGAGTACGTTATCCCCCTTGGCAAAGCAGAGATTAAGCGAGAAGGGAGCGATGTGACGATCGTGGCCATATCGCGCATGGTGCATGTCGCGCTCGAGGCAGCACAGCGGCTCGCCCAAGAAGGAATTGAAGCGGAAGTCGTCGATCTCCGAACACTCTCACCGCTTGACGAAGAGACGGTCCTGAGTTCTCTCGCCAAGACGCGTCGACTTGTTGTCGTCGATGAGGACAACCCACGCTGCAGCGTAGCAGCCGACATCGCTGCGTTAGCAGTCGACAAAGGGTTCGATTATTTAGACGCGCCAGTCAAGCTAGTAACGGCACCGCATACGCCAGTGCCATTTAGCCCGGCGCTTGAGCAGTACTACATTCCAAGCCCAGAGCGCGTGATTGCCGCCGTGCATGCCCTGAGTTAG
- a CDS encoding HD domain-containing phosphohydrolase, protein MAGTASFLPSSSNGRRTLKFQRADSLLVLAMAGPLGLWALVRLGVLPDPSLVLPVSHFVIGTVVSCLAVLLAGVLVLAASQLTDGRVLFIGLAFLCLSGMFLVHALTTPGILVQAVTPWVTLSSQLSLTSAAVLLGLSVGPGQSRLHRWLVRRRGWAIGGVIGGLSLYGIAALASALSIGQAPAEMATLHDHTAMPMYASGSVESPDALPLRNLNTLAGMLVQSPLGPVIGLVTLGLLLTASVRYVRRYGQQRGVLLWCMAAATCWLTGAQLALQFSPVWHLSWWSYHLMLLAALAAAVIGVNRAYEQQGSLGAVVAGMLVHGAVERLERAYTEVIAALCATVEAKDPYTQGHSARVAWLAARIAAELGLPPQEISRLYQAGLLHDIGKIGIPDAVLQKPGRLTPEEFALIREHPVRGAAILQHVRSLVPLLPAVRWHHERLDGSGYPDGLGGEDIPLDARIMAVADVFDALTSARPYRAAMSLEEAFAVLLSEAGTKLDPDCVAALRRVVAHYGWPLAVELPSVVALHA, encoded by the coding sequence ATGGCTGGCACAGCGTCGTTTTTGCCGTCAAGCAGCAATGGCAGACGCACACTCAAATTTCAGCGCGCTGATAGCCTCCTGGTGTTGGCTATGGCAGGACCGCTTGGACTGTGGGCGCTCGTTCGCCTTGGGGTGTTGCCCGATCCATCACTTGTCTTACCGGTTTCCCACTTTGTTATCGGAACAGTTGTCAGTTGTTTAGCGGTATTGCTGGCCGGCGTCCTCGTGTTGGCGGCCAGTCAGCTCACCGATGGCCGTGTGTTGTTCATTGGCTTGGCGTTTCTCTGCCTCAGTGGCATGTTTCTCGTCCATGCCCTGACCACGCCGGGGATCTTGGTCCAGGCGGTCACCCCCTGGGTCACGCTTTCTTCTCAACTGAGTCTCACCAGTGCAGCAGTCCTGCTTGGATTGAGTGTCGGACCGGGGCAATCTCGCCTGCACCGTTGGCTTGTTCGCCGTCGTGGCTGGGCAATCGGTGGCGTAATCGGTGGTCTGAGTTTGTATGGCATCGCTGCGCTTGCCAGTGCACTGTCGATAGGCCAAGCACCAGCTGAGATGGCCACACTCCACGATCACACTGCGATGCCGATGTACGCGAGCGGCAGTGTGGAGAGCCCGGATGCGCTGCCCTTGCGTAACCTCAATACCCTTGCAGGAATGCTCGTGCAATCCCCACTTGGCCCGGTCATCGGCCTGGTCACGTTGGGGTTACTCCTGACAGCGAGCGTGCGGTATGTGCGCCGTTATGGGCAGCAACGCGGTGTGCTGCTCTGGTGCATGGCTGCAGCGACCTGCTGGCTGACTGGTGCCCAGCTTGCCTTGCAGTTCAGCCCAGTCTGGCACCTGAGCTGGTGGTCCTATCATCTCATGCTGCTTGCAGCGTTAGCAGCGGCGGTCATCGGCGTCAATCGAGCGTACGAGCAGCAGGGCTCGCTCGGCGCTGTTGTCGCTGGCATGCTCGTCCATGGTGCTGTTGAGCGCTTAGAGCGGGCATACACCGAAGTCATTGCGGCCCTGTGTGCGACCGTTGAAGCCAAAGATCCCTATACCCAGGGGCATAGCGCCCGTGTTGCGTGGCTCGCGGCCCGCATTGCCGCCGAACTGGGCCTGCCGCCCCAAGAGATCAGTCGCCTCTATCAAGCTGGCCTCCTTCACGACATCGGCAAAATTGGCATTCCCGATGCAGTGTTGCAGAAGCCAGGGCGGCTCACCCCTGAAGAGTTTGCGCTCATCCGCGAGCATCCAGTCCGCGGAGCGGCAATCCTGCAACATGTCCGTTCCCTCGTGCCACTCCTGCCGGCCGTGCGTTGGCATCACGAGCGCTTGGACGGTAGTGGCTATCCCGATGGCCTTGGCGGTGAGGATATACCGCTTGATGCACGGATCATGGCCGTGGCTGATGTCTTCGATGCGTTAACCTCAGCACGTCCGTATCGCGCAGCGATGTCGCTCGAGGAAGCCTTTGCCGTACTCCTCAGTGAAGCTGGAACCAAGCTGGATCCTGACTGTGTCGCGGCCTTGCGTCGGGTCGTCGCGCACTATGGTTGGCCGCTCGCCGTTGAGCTACCCAGTGTTGTCGCGTTGCACGCCTAG
- a CDS encoding ATP-NAD kinase family protein, whose translation MTEPAVGLIANPAAGKDIRRLVAPASTFDNSEKVRIVRRILAGLAAMNIPSVAYLPDAYGIVERALAGMEGLPLSCQPLPVPLQHTAEDTLAATQLLVAAGVRCIVTLGGDGTNRIVAKMCGSVPVVAVATGTNNVFPTMVDGTLAGIAAGLVARGLASPVCIVPTPRLDVLVDGKLAEIALVDVAISAHSFLGARAVWEPELLRELIVAQAAPGVIGLASIGAHLAPGATERGRGLHIVLGPGGLRVQAILAPGLVRPVSVRHWQQLEPGDVVEITELPCTVAVDGERELRVAAGQRLSVQLTMDGPRRVDIRSTLVDAAARGLLRAMP comes from the coding sequence GTGACGGAACCAGCAGTTGGGTTAATCGCGAACCCCGCTGCGGGAAAGGATATTCGCCGACTCGTTGCTCCAGCCTCAACATTCGATAACAGCGAGAAGGTGCGAATCGTCCGGCGTATTCTTGCCGGGCTGGCTGCTATGAACATCCCCAGCGTCGCTTATCTGCCAGATGCCTACGGGATTGTTGAACGCGCGCTGGCTGGTATGGAAGGTCTTCCTCTTTCCTGTCAGCCGTTGCCAGTGCCACTCCAACATACGGCGGAGGATACGCTCGCTGCGACGCAACTGCTCGTCGCAGCCGGCGTACGGTGTATCGTCACGCTCGGCGGCGACGGGACGAACCGCATCGTGGCGAAAATGTGTGGTTCCGTGCCCGTTGTGGCAGTTGCGACGGGCACGAACAACGTGTTCCCAACGATGGTCGATGGAACCCTCGCTGGAATTGCCGCTGGGCTGGTGGCCCGTGGCCTTGCATCACCTGTGTGCATTGTGCCGACACCGCGTCTCGATGTCCTCGTCGATGGCAAACTGGCCGAGATAGCGCTTGTCGATGTCGCAATCTCCGCCCATTCGTTTCTCGGCGCTCGGGCTGTTTGGGAGCCAGAGTTGCTCCGCGAGCTGATTGTTGCGCAGGCTGCTCCGGGTGTCATCGGCCTTGCGTCAATCGGCGCCCATCTTGCTCCAGGCGCAACCGAGCGTGGGCGAGGTCTCCACATTGTCCTTGGCCCTGGCGGACTGCGCGTTCAGGCAATTCTCGCCCCAGGTCTTGTCCGTCCCGTATCGGTGCGGCATTGGCAGCAGCTTGAGCCTGGCGACGTGGTTGAGATTACCGAACTCCCCTGCACCGTCGCGGTTGATGGCGAGCGTGAGTTGCGCGTCGCTGCAGGACAACGTCTTAGCGTACAGCTCACGATGGATGGTCCGCGGCGGGTGGATATCCGGTCAACGTTGGTTGATGCTGCTGCACGCGGGCTGCTGCGAGCCATGCCCTAG
- a CDS encoding methyltransferase family protein, producing the protein MDNNTRGPAWITPPPLLYLLGVLVGIALNRLHPVPFIPAVSKRWRRALGVGLLAGGLGLAGVAVRTFREHGVNPDPRTPVPTLVTQGPYARTRNPIYLGFTLASAGLACLANAGWCWPSLLGVLVVMQRGVIPREERYLAQRFGQAYADYCARVPRWL; encoded by the coding sequence ATGGACAACAACACCCGTGGTCCGGCTTGGATTACGCCACCCCCACTGTTGTACCTGCTTGGCGTCCTTGTTGGGATTGCGCTGAATCGCCTTCATCCAGTGCCGTTTATCCCCGCTGTGTCAAAGCGGTGGCGGCGCGCGCTCGGCGTGGGGCTGCTTGCTGGCGGACTTGGGCTGGCCGGAGTCGCTGTCCGCACGTTTCGTGAACATGGTGTCAACCCTGACCCGCGCACCCCTGTTCCCACGCTGGTGACGCAAGGGCCCTATGCACGGACGCGCAATCCGATCTACCTCGGCTTTACGCTTGCCTCAGCCGGACTTGCCTGTCTTGCTAACGCAGGCTGGTGCTGGCCGAGCCTGCTCGGGGTTCTGGTCGTGATGCAGCGGGGTGTTATCCCGCGGGAAGAGCGTTATCTTGCCCAACGGTTTGGTCAAGCCTATGCCGACTATTGCGCCCGTGTTCCGCGCTGGCTCTAG
- a CDS encoding alpha/beta fold hydrolase, producing the protein MAQLIVMPKLGLTMTEGRVCRWYKQPGESVQQGEPVVEVETEKITIDVEAPESGVLAEILAPEGATLPVAAPLAVVAAPGEVVDVTAFASSTYAQSSNAPQRDAESALAGAKRAADGFQSSQAETHSGTIVATPAARKLAREHGLDLSQIRGTGPGGRITAEDVERVIAARRTEPGAGEPVTVYSDGLRLSGELFWPQRPLAEPVPAVVLCTGIQGVKSLGMLLLGQALAEAGIAALAFDYRGFGASEGPRGWLDPHLQVRDIRAAVAWLAGDARVDSRWLGLVGMSFGGGHALVAAADDPLVRVVVALAPVTNGRRWLRSLRAEWEWQTLLQQIADDRQKRARGGDGEWVRLDALVPPDPESRLVLETISRQQPGLEVFPRVPLWAGEAIAAYRPEEAAGRLNGRPLLIVHGELDVLVPPEEGVAAAAQATEPKRLMLVPQMGHFTWLRPDHPVFQQVMTEVINWLRMGWNL; encoded by the coding sequence ATGGCACAGCTCATCGTGATGCCGAAGTTAGGGCTCACCATGACAGAAGGGCGTGTTTGTCGATGGTACAAGCAGCCTGGTGAGTCTGTGCAACAAGGTGAGCCAGTCGTTGAGGTGGAAACAGAGAAAATTACCATCGATGTCGAAGCACCAGAATCAGGTGTACTTGCTGAAATTCTCGCCCCGGAAGGAGCGACGTTGCCGGTTGCTGCACCACTCGCTGTTGTTGCAGCGCCTGGAGAAGTGGTCGACGTGACCGCGTTCGCTAGCAGCACGTATGCGCAGTCCAGTAACGCACCACAGCGTGATGCGGAATCTGCGCTGGCGGGTGCCAAGCGTGCCGCAGATGGATTCCAGTCATCGCAAGCAGAGACGCACAGTGGAACAATCGTTGCCACGCCAGCCGCACGGAAACTCGCTCGTGAGCATGGTCTTGATCTCAGCCAAATTCGTGGCACTGGGCCTGGGGGGCGAATTACCGCTGAAGATGTCGAGCGTGTCATTGCAGCGCGCCGGACGGAACCAGGCGCTGGTGAACCGGTGACGGTATACAGTGATGGGCTACGTCTCTCCGGTGAGCTCTTTTGGCCCCAGCGCCCGCTTGCTGAGCCAGTGCCGGCCGTTGTGCTCTGCACCGGAATTCAGGGAGTGAAATCCCTTGGCATGCTGCTGCTTGGTCAAGCCCTGGCAGAAGCTGGCATTGCTGCTCTTGCCTTCGATTACCGCGGGTTCGGCGCAAGCGAAGGGCCGCGTGGCTGGCTTGATCCGCATCTCCAGGTCCGCGATATCCGGGCTGCTGTCGCGTGGCTAGCTGGAGATGCTCGCGTCGATAGTCGATGGCTTGGGCTTGTGGGCATGAGCTTTGGTGGCGGGCACGCATTGGTTGCTGCAGCAGATGACCCCTTGGTACGAGTGGTCGTTGCGCTCGCCCCAGTGACGAATGGTCGGCGGTGGCTGCGGTCGCTGCGCGCAGAGTGGGAGTGGCAGACGCTCCTGCAGCAAATTGCGGACGATCGGCAGAAACGAGCTCGGGGTGGCGATGGGGAGTGGGTGCGGCTGGATGCATTAGTCCCGCCTGATCCCGAGAGCCGTCTCGTGCTTGAAACCATTAGCCGGCAGCAACCGGGGTTGGAGGTGTTCCCACGAGTACCACTCTGGGCAGGTGAAGCCATCGCTGCGTATCGACCAGAGGAGGCTGCGGGACGACTCAATGGTCGACCACTCCTCATCGTGCACGGTGAACTTGATGTTCTCGTGCCTCCGGAAGAGGGCGTAGCGGCTGCAGCACAAGCGACAGAGCCGAAACGCCTCATGCTGGTTCCCCAGATGGGACACTTCACGTGGCTTCGCCCAGACCATCCGGTTTTCCAACAGGTCATGACTGAGGTGATCAACTGGCTGCGAATGGGCTGGAACCTCTAA
- a CDS encoding MBL fold metallo-hydrolase — protein sequence MAPWPVEQAMQEAPVCVTCGTQYPPASAPATCPVCTDERQYIPPEGQRWTCLAAMQGQYQNRFTTLATQITEIMTEPAFGIGQRAFLIETEHGNVLWDLVAFIDEATIATIHARGGVRAIAISHPHYYTTMATWAAALEAPIVLAAADRAWVQYPSPWLQFFDETATLLPGLTVIRCGGHFPGASVLHWADGADGEGVLFSGDTLQVGADRCSVSVLYSYPNSIPVDPVTIGAIAARLEPYSFAQVYGAFGRHIVRDAKAAVLRSLARYIQHITDPTTNAR from the coding sequence ATGGCACCATGGCCAGTCGAGCAAGCAATGCAAGAGGCGCCGGTGTGTGTGACCTGTGGCACACAGTATCCACCCGCCTCTGCTCCAGCCACCTGCCCCGTGTGCACCGATGAGCGACAATATATCCCACCCGAAGGCCAACGCTGGACATGCCTCGCTGCCATGCAGGGGCAGTATCAGAACCGCTTCACAACCCTCGCCACACAGATAACGGAAATCATGACAGAGCCGGCATTTGGCATCGGCCAACGGGCGTTTCTCATCGAAACCGAGCATGGCAACGTGCTGTGGGATCTCGTTGCCTTCATCGATGAGGCGACGATTGCGACAATCCACGCCCGCGGCGGCGTTCGCGCTATTGCGATTTCCCATCCGCACTACTACACGACCATGGCCACCTGGGCGGCTGCGCTCGAAGCCCCAATCGTGTTAGCAGCAGCCGATCGCGCGTGGGTCCAGTACCCATCGCCATGGCTTCAGTTTTTCGATGAAACAGCGACGCTGCTGCCTGGCCTTACCGTCATCCGTTGTGGCGGACATTTCCCCGGTGCAAGTGTCTTGCATTGGGCAGATGGTGCTGATGGCGAAGGAGTATTGTTCAGTGGCGATACCTTGCAGGTCGGTGCTGATCGGTGCTCAGTGAGTGTCCTTTATAGCTATCCCAACTCCATTCCCGTTGATCCGGTGACGATCGGTGCGATTGCGGCCCGGCTCGAACCGTATTCGTTCGCACAAGTCTATGGTGCGTTTGGTCGGCATATCGTACGCGATGCCAAGGCGGCCGTCCTGCGTTCACTCGCACGGTACATCCAGCACATCACTGACCCAACCACGAACGCGCGCTAA
- a CDS encoding winged helix DNA-binding domain-containing protein yields MMQTITIRALNRATLARQGLLARQNLPLVEAVGRFGWLQAQLPASPALSLWTRVDGFRVDAYRAALSARQLVRAPFLRNTLHLVPASDYLRYWPIIRLALEHAFRSFFRPHQRQFDRDHVLTAARSLLADAPRTNGELGALLTTYIPEAEASALAYAARTFLPLVQVPDERARWGFPANPAYTLAETWLGQPVADRCDVEELVLRYLAAFGPATVKDIQAWLGARDVGKALRADLPALCQFRGPDGDVFYDNQDAPRPDEDIPAPPRLLPEFDALLLAHADRSRIIAPEYRRAVFLSAGRVRATILVDGMVAGTWSMHGTTSHARLAITPFRPLTKATSEALVAEAEALLAVLAPGVPTLAVDIVSP; encoded by the coding sequence ATGATGCAAACGATAACGATACGCGCGCTGAATCGGGCGACGCTCGCTCGGCAAGGCTTGCTCGCACGACAGAACCTCCCGCTGGTTGAGGCAGTGGGACGATTTGGCTGGCTCCAAGCGCAGTTGCCTGCTTCCCCAGCACTGAGCCTCTGGACTCGTGTCGATGGTTTTCGTGTGGACGCATATCGAGCCGCGCTGAGCGCACGCCAGCTCGTACGTGCACCGTTCCTGCGCAATACGCTGCACCTCGTACCGGCCTCGGACTACCTCCGTTATTGGCCCATCATTCGCCTAGCACTGGAGCATGCTTTTCGGAGTTTCTTCCGCCCTCACCAGCGCCAGTTTGACCGAGATCACGTACTCACTGCTGCCCGATCCCTCCTAGCCGATGCGCCCCGGACAAACGGCGAGTTGGGTGCTCTCCTGACTACCTACATCCCTGAAGCAGAGGCAAGTGCGCTCGCGTATGCCGCACGAACCTTCTTGCCCCTCGTGCAAGTGCCTGATGAGCGAGCGCGGTGGGGATTTCCCGCGAATCCTGCGTATACACTAGCTGAGACCTGGCTTGGCCAGCCGGTTGCTGATCGGTGCGACGTCGAGGAGCTTGTGCTGCGTTATCTTGCCGCCTTCGGCCCAGCGACTGTGAAGGACATTCAGGCATGGCTTGGTGCACGTGATGTTGGAAAGGCGTTGCGTGCTGACCTGCCTGCCCTCTGCCAATTTCGTGGGCCCGATGGCGATGTCTTTTATGACAACCAAGATGCCCCGCGACCTGATGAAGACATTCCAGCGCCGCCGCGGCTTTTGCCAGAATTCGACGCGTTGCTCCTAGCCCATGCCGATCGCTCACGGATTATTGCCCCAGAATATCGCCGTGCGGTGTTCCTTAGTGCAGGGCGTGTCCGTGCAACAATCTTGGTCGACGGAATGGTAGCTGGAACATGGAGCATGCATGGAACTACGAGCCATGCACGCCTTGCAATCACCCCATTTCGACCGCTTACGAAAGCTACGAGTGAAGCGCTCGTGGCTGAAGCAGAGGCGCTGCTCGCGGTCTTGGCGCCAGGGGTGCCGACTCTTGCTGTCGATATAGTCTCACCGTAA